In Neisseria brasiliensis, the following proteins share a genomic window:
- a CDS encoding IS5 family transposase (programmed frameshift) — protein sequence MARTAITDNIWEQLQTTMKAHGCHQWKNDRTVMEAILWKLRTGAPWRDIPIELGSWKTAYNRFNRWSKKGLWQKFFFDLRKEIDKEWVFIDGSYVRCHQHASGARRGFDRAIGQSRGGNTTKIHLCVDSHGNPLDFKVTGGNVHDSQVANDLIEVIQEAQYFIADKGYDSQEIRDKAIEHGMKAIIPKRKNAKKTNPDFDSYLYKLRHLVENAFARLKQFRSIATRYEKLARNFKSMLYLACSIIHAKLN from the exons ATGGCGAGAACCGCAATAACTGACAACATATGGGAACAATTACAAACAACCATGAAAGCGCACGGCTGTCATCAATGGAAGAACGACCGTACCGTGATGGAAGCCATACTATGGAAGCTAAGAACAGGTGCACCATGGCGAGACATACCTATTGAGCTAGGGTCATGGAAAACCGCTTATAACCGCTTTAACCGATGGTCTAAAAAAGGCTTGTGGCAGA AATTTTTTTTTGATCTACGAAAAGAAATTGACAAAGAATGGGTATTCATCGACGGAAGTTATGTACGGTGTCATCAACATGCAAGTGGAGCTCGGCGTGGTTTCGATAGAGCAATTGGACAAAGCCGTGGCGGAAACACGACAAAAATACACCTATGTGTGGACTCGCATGGAAATCCGCTCGATTTTAAAGTCACTGGGGGTAACGTGCACGACAGTCAAGTTGCAAACGACTTGATAGAAGTCATACAAGAAGCCCAGTATTTTATCGCTGACAAAGGGTATGACTCGCAAGAAATCAGAGATAAAGCGATAGAACACGGTATGAAAGCTATTATACCAAAGCGTAAAAATGCCAAGAAAACTAACCCTGATTTTGATAGCTACCTTTATAAATTACGCCACTTAGTCGAGAATGCATTTGCACGATTAAAGCAGTTTCGTAGTATTGCTACTCGCTATGAGAAATTAGCTCGTAATTTTAAATCGATGCTTTACTTGGCTTGCTCTATTATTCATGCTAAGTTAAATTGA
- a CDS encoding LysM peptidoglycan-binding domain-containing protein has translation MAKLKTIALTISGISAVSGATYAQAANNATPNQVGMAMMRLNSALLDQAKSQTFGSGSLWASLRKDFRMNEVNTELVRRHEGKFAAGRAYFDRTINRSKPYMYHIATEVKKRNMPAEIALLPFIESAYVTKAKSHVGASGLWQFMPATGRHYGLEKTALYDGRHDVYAATNAALNYLEYLHRMFGDWSLALAAYNWGEGNVGRAINRARAQGLEPTYENLRMPNETRNYVPKLLAVRNIVAHPQAYGMNVSEISNQPYFKALDIDQPIDHSAITRLANIGESEFLALNPAFNAPVFIPKANRKLLLPASAAATFEKNYRNAKPETLLSWDVYTSFSNTRLSDIAAETGMSVAEIRRLNGISGHSLSAGRSILVAKNSLSGGNNAPINFIDNDNTPDTYRSNMPEMAPIQLASNAKVADTLAANIVTPIAKSSKPIDFVSRTQAEYVAVAAAKAPVAETVVAVAEPQPASVEPTPAPVDVMAAVAQTQTVVAEAKPQAPAPMSLASGLVANAADNTAEKAVEIAVETTPEPVATEVALTEPLPLPTQGQQAEEPSQEADSLMVLVQDSTSRIQAAETVQETVAKLTEQENAAKARAARLAENKAKQQQRVATRLARAKTTESAQTVAGGMHRVAEGDTLYNISQRYNLSVADLITANNIKGNNIRKGQLLRVAAAKPKANTAKVQNVAYTVRKGDTLNTIASRFDVNVNDIRRWNKNTRTVTPGQRLKLQGS, from the coding sequence ATGGCAAAACTGAAAACGATTGCACTCACCATTTCCGGTATTTCCGCCGTTTCCGGCGCTACTTACGCACAAGCAGCCAACAACGCCACTCCGAATCAGGTCGGCATGGCGATGATGCGTTTGAATTCCGCTTTGCTTGACCAAGCCAAATCACAAACCTTTGGCTCGGGCAGCTTGTGGGCTTCTCTGCGTAAAGACTTCCGCATGAATGAAGTCAACACCGAATTGGTTCGCCGCCATGAAGGCAAATTTGCGGCTGGTCGTGCTTATTTTGACCGCACCATCAACCGCAGTAAACCTTATATGTATCATATTGCTACCGAAGTTAAAAAACGCAATATGCCTGCCGAAATTGCTTTGCTGCCTTTCATTGAAAGTGCCTATGTAACCAAAGCAAAATCACATGTTGGCGCTTCAGGTTTGTGGCAGTTTATGCCGGCAACCGGCCGCCATTACGGCTTAGAAAAAACCGCATTATATGATGGCCGCCATGATGTGTATGCTGCAACCAATGCCGCATTGAATTATTTAGAATATCTGCATCGTATGTTTGGCGATTGGTCTTTGGCTTTGGCTGCCTATAATTGGGGCGAAGGCAATGTCGGCCGTGCAATCAACCGCGCACGCGCACAAGGCTTGGAGCCAACCTACGAAAACCTGCGTATGCCGAATGAAACACGCAATTACGTGCCGAAATTATTGGCTGTTCGTAATATTGTCGCCCATCCGCAAGCATATGGCATGAACGTGAGCGAAATCAGCAATCAGCCATATTTCAAAGCTTTGGATATCGATCAGCCGATTGACCACAGCGCCATTACCCGCTTGGCGAATATTGGCGAAAGCGAATTTTTGGCATTGAATCCAGCGTTTAACGCGCCTGTATTCATTCCTAAAGCCAACCGCAAATTATTGTTGCCAGCCAGCGCTGCTGCAACCTTTGAGAAAAATTACCGCAACGCTAAACCGGAAACCTTACTGTCTTGGGATGTATACACCTCATTCAGCAATACCCGCTTAAGCGATATCGCCGCAGAAACCGGCATGAGCGTAGCCGAAATTAGACGTTTAAACGGCATCAGCGGTCATTCATTGTCTGCCGGTCGCAGTATTTTGGTGGCGAAAAACAGCTTGAGCGGTGGCAATAATGCACCGATTAACTTTATCGATAACGATAATACGCCGGATACTTATCGCTCAAACATGCCTGAAATGGCACCAATTCAATTGGCCAGCAATGCTAAAGTGGCTGATACATTGGCTGCCAACATCGTGACACCGATTGCCAAATCAAGCAAACCGATTGACTTTGTCAGCCGTACTCAAGCTGAATATGTTGCGGTTGCCGCTGCCAAAGCACCTGTTGCTGAAACAGTTGTAGCCGTGGCTGAACCACAACCGGCATCTGTTGAGCCTACCCCAGCTCCGGTTGATGTGATGGCGGCTGTTGCCCAAACCCAAACCGTGGTTGCAGAAGCAAAACCACAAGCACCTGCGCCAATGAGCTTGGCTTCAGGCTTGGTTGCCAACGCAGCGGATAATACGGCCGAAAAAGCAGTTGAAATCGCCGTTGAAACCACGCCGGAACCGGTTGCGACAGAAGTGGCTTTGACTGAACCGTTGCCGCTGCCGACTCAAGGCCAACAAGCTGAAGAGCCTAGCCAAGAAGCTGATTCTTTGATGGTTTTGGTACAAGACTCTACTTCGCGTATTCAAGCGGCGGAGACGGTTCAAGAAACCGTTGCCAAGCTGACTGAGCAAGAAAACGCAGCGAAAGCCCGTGCAGCACGATTGGCTGAAAATAAAGCCAAACAGCAACAACGCGTTGCTACTCGCTTAGCACGCGCGAAAACAACCGAATCGGCACAAACCGTTGCCGGCGGTATGCACCGTGTAGCGGAAGGCGATACTTTGTACAACATTTCGCAACGCTATAATTTGAGCGTGGCCGATTTGATTACCGCCAACAACATCAAAGGCAACAACATCCGCAAAGGCCAATTGTTACGCGTTGCTGCAGCCAAGCCAAAAGCCAATACGGCTAAAGTGCAAAACGTAGCTTACACAGTACGCAAAGGCGATACATTGAACACCATCGCCAGCCGCTTTGATGTGAATGTCAATGATATTCGCCGCTGGAACAAAAACACCCGCACGGTTACCCCGGGCCAACGCTTGAAATTACAAGGCAGTTAA
- a CDS encoding class I SAM-dependent methyltransferase, translated as MNNWFEQTVMGQYVAQKERQFFQKHVCIADNQQAAQIGQAWLRPSEQLIYVPDDVRMVATEMAWESQSLDMLLLPHSHEYSDSPLLALTEAARVLKHGGKLIVTGFNVSSLWCGSKWFDGKRLPHKENCLTLPQFKQQIQNLGFEIEYGQFMVYVPPVEQESALKFWQFLEKAGDRWWPQCAAVYGLVLVKRMAGVTPLPELEEELAEQPVALTIARVEGK; from the coding sequence ATGAATAATTGGTTTGAACAAACCGTAATGGGGCAATATGTTGCGCAAAAAGAGCGGCAGTTTTTTCAAAAGCATGTATGCATTGCCGATAATCAACAGGCAGCGCAAATCGGGCAGGCTTGGTTGAGGCCGTCTGAACAGCTGATTTATGTTCCCGATGATGTGCGTATGGTTGCAACCGAAATGGCTTGGGAAAGTCAATCATTGGATATGTTGCTGCTGCCGCACAGCCATGAATACAGCGATTCGCCGCTGCTGGCATTGACTGAAGCTGCCAGAGTATTGAAGCATGGCGGCAAATTGATTGTGACCGGTTTTAATGTGAGCTCACTTTGGTGTGGCAGTAAATGGTTTGATGGTAAACGTCTGCCGCATAAAGAAAATTGTTTGACCTTGCCGCAATTTAAGCAGCAGATTCAGAATTTGGGTTTCGAAATCGAATACGGGCAATTTATGGTATATGTGCCGCCGGTTGAGCAAGAATCAGCGTTGAAATTTTGGCAATTTTTGGAAAAGGCAGGGGATCGTTGGTGGCCACAATGTGCTGCCGTCTATGGTTTGGTCTTGGTCAAGCGCATGGCTGGGGTAACGCCGTTGCCGGAACTTGAAGAAGAGTTGGCAGAGCAGCCGGTGGCTTTGACGATTGCCAGAGTAGAAGGAAAATAG
- the mutM gene encoding bifunctional DNA-formamidopyrimidine glycosylase/DNA-(apurinic or apyrimidinic site) lyase, with product MPELPEVETTLRGISPHIAKKTVSSVEVRQPKLRWPIHPELAQILHGQTVLDCQRRAKYLMIQFDTGILLIHLGMSGSLRIFTASDERIETHDKHDHVEIRFSDGTLLRYHDPRRFGAFLWYEGIAEHHPLLEKLGPEPLSDDFNAEYLYQKLKPLKRAVKLAVMDNAVVVGVGNIYANESLFKAGILPQRPANKVTKKECALLVETIKAVLQRAIDTGGSTLRDFVNSDGKSGYFQQEYAVYGRHNEPCLQCGQLIQKQTLGQRGTFYCVHCQK from the coding sequence ATGCCCGAATTACCTGAAGTGGAAACCACATTGCGTGGAATTAGCCCGCACATAGCCAAAAAAACGGTTTCATCGGTTGAAGTGCGCCAGCCTAAATTGCGTTGGCCGATTCATCCTGAATTGGCGCAGATTTTACACGGACAAACCGTGCTTGATTGTCAGCGCCGTGCGAAATATTTGATGATTCAATTTGATACCGGTATTTTGCTGATTCATTTGGGTATGTCAGGCAGCTTGCGGATTTTTACCGCCAGTGACGAACGCATAGAGACACACGACAAACATGATCATGTTGAAATCCGTTTTTCAGACGGCACATTGCTGCGTTATCATGACCCGCGCAGGTTTGGCGCATTTTTATGGTATGAAGGTATTGCCGAGCACCATCCGCTATTGGAAAAATTAGGTCCTGAGCCGTTGTCTGATGATTTTAACGCTGAATATCTGTATCAAAAATTGAAACCGCTTAAGCGCGCGGTGAAGTTGGCTGTGATGGACAATGCCGTTGTGGTGGGTGTGGGTAATATTTATGCAAACGAAAGTCTGTTTAAAGCAGGCATCTTGCCGCAGCGCCCAGCGAATAAAGTGACTAAAAAAGAATGCGCTTTATTGGTTGAAACCATCAAAGCAGTATTGCAACGCGCGATTGATACCGGTGGCAGCACTTTACGCGATTTCGTCAACAGCGATGGCAAAAGCGGTTATTTTCAGCAGGAATACGCCGTGTACGGCAGACACAACGAGCCTTGTTTGCAATGTGGTCAGTTGATTCAAAAACAGACTTTGGGTCAGCGGGGTACTTTTTATTGTGTGCATTGCCAGAAATAA
- a CDS encoding 1-acylglycerol-3-phosphate O-acyltransferase: MSSPKASFTTRLRRLSRLTAWLYQTAKNLSNIDGNNPEQRNQAVLALGQGALNALDVELEIGTPPQQQSVNGTLVVANHVSWLDIFAMSAVYPSSFIAKQEISKWPVLGKMGKNAGTVFINRNSRRDIEPINQAIGAALRSGQNVSFFPEARTSSGKEVLPFKAALFQSAIDADAPIQVVTLRYYDSLGRRSIEPSYADVNLVSSLWRIISMKKIRIRLDFAPLYRPSEYPNSDRYALKDIAENYVRLNIEADKNSFE; encoded by the coding sequence ATGTCTTCTCCAAAAGCCTCATTCACCACACGCCTGCGCCGCTTATCGCGCTTGACGGCGTGGCTTTATCAAACTGCTAAAAACCTGAGCAACATCGATGGCAATAATCCAGAACAACGCAATCAGGCGGTGTTGGCTTTAGGTCAAGGCGCGCTGAATGCTTTGGATGTTGAGCTGGAAATCGGCACTCCGCCACAGCAGCAATCGGTAAACGGCACTTTAGTCGTGGCCAACCATGTGTCGTGGCTGGATATTTTTGCCATGAGCGCGGTGTATCCGAGCAGCTTTATCGCGAAGCAGGAAATCAGCAAATGGCCGGTATTGGGCAAAATGGGCAAAAATGCCGGCACCGTATTTATCAACCGCAATTCCCGTCGCGACATTGAGCCGATTAACCAAGCGATTGGCGCGGCTTTGCGTTCGGGGCAAAACGTGAGCTTCTTTCCCGAAGCGCGGACGTCTTCAGGCAAAGAAGTTTTGCCTTTTAAAGCGGCCTTATTCCAATCTGCTATTGATGCCGATGCGCCGATTCAGGTGGTGACTTTGCGCTATTACGACAGCTTGGGGCGGCGCAGTATTGAGCCTTCTTATGCCGATGTAAACTTGGTGTCATCCTTGTGGCGTATCATTTCCATGAAAAAAATCCGCATTCGCTTGGACTTTGCGCCTTTATACAGGCCGTCTGAATATCCGAATAGCGACCGTTATGCGCTAAAGGATATTGCGGAAAATTATGTGCGCCTAAATATTGAAGCAGATAAAAATAGTTTTGAATAA
- a CDS encoding glutathione peroxidase, whose product MALQDRTGQKVPSCVFHTRVGDAWKDVSTDDLFAGKKVVVFSLPGAFTPTCSSSHLPRYNELAKAFKENGVDAVYCVSVNDTFVMNAWAAEEESDNIVMIPDGNCEFTEGMGMLVDKNDLGFGKRSWRYSMLVNDGVVEKMFIEPEEPGDPFKVSDADTMLNYIAPEWKSQESIAIFTKPGCQFCAKAKKALEDKGLSYEEIVLGKDATVTSVRAITGKMTAPQVFVGGKYIGGSEELDAYLATV is encoded by the coding sequence ATGGCTTTGCAAGATCGTACTGGTCAAAAAGTACCTAGCTGTGTATTCCACACTCGCGTTGGCGACGCTTGGAAAGATGTTTCTACCGATGACTTGTTCGCCGGTAAAAAAGTAGTGGTATTCTCATTGCCAGGCGCATTTACCCCAACTTGTTCATCTTCACACTTGCCACGCTACAACGAATTGGCTAAAGCGTTCAAAGAGAACGGTGTAGATGCTGTATACTGCGTATCTGTAAACGACACATTCGTAATGAATGCTTGGGCTGCTGAAGAAGAGTCTGACAACATCGTGATGATCCCTGATGGTAACTGCGAATTTACCGAAGGCATGGGTATGCTGGTTGACAAAAATGATCTGGGCTTCGGCAAACGCTCATGGCGCTACTCTATGCTGGTTAACGACGGCGTAGTAGAAAAAATGTTCATCGAGCCGGAAGAACCAGGTGATCCATTCAAAGTATCTGACGCTGATACCATGTTGAACTACATCGCTCCAGAGTGGAAATCTCAAGAGTCTATCGCGATCTTCACCAAACCAGGCTGCCAATTCTGCGCTAAAGCTAAAAAAGCTTTGGAAGACAAAGGCCTGTCTTATGAAGAAATCGTATTGGGTAAAGACGCTACTGTGACTTCTGTTCGCGCCATTACCGGTAAGATGACTGCTCCTCAAGTATTCGTTGGTGGTAAATACATCGGCGGCAGCGAAGAGCTGGATGCTTACTTGGCGACTGTTTAA
- a CDS encoding dihydrolipoyl dehydrogenase — protein MKKIQADVVVMGGGTAGMGAFRNARLHTDNVYLIENHVYGTTCARVGCMPSKLLIAAAEARHHALHTDPFGIHLDKDSVTVNGEEVMSRVKSERDRFVGFVVSDVEEWPADKRIMGTAKFIDANTVQIDDHTEITAKTIVIATGSRPVVLPQWQALGNKVIINDDVFSWDTLPKSVAVFGPGVIGLELGQALHRLGVKVEVFGVGGALGGISDPVVLEEAKAVFGEEMTLHLDAKTEAALDADGNVVVKWEQDGESGEFTAEYLLAAVGRRPNVDNIGLENLDIKLDDRGVPTADPLTMQTSIPNIFIAGDASNQLPLLHEASDQGKIAGDNAGRCPNLEQGLRRSTIGVVFTTPQIASIGLKYAQVSAKYSEDQFVSGEVSFKNQGRSRVMLVNKGHMRVYAEQGTGLFLGAEIFGPAAEHLAHLLAWAHQMKMTIPQMLDMPFYHPVIEEGLRTALRDVNAKLKLA, from the coding sequence ATGAAAAAAATTCAAGCAGATGTAGTGGTAATGGGCGGCGGTACTGCCGGTATGGGCGCGTTTCGTAATGCCCGTTTGCACACAGACAATGTTTACCTGATTGAAAACCATGTCTATGGCACAACCTGCGCACGCGTTGGCTGCATGCCTTCTAAATTATTGATTGCCGCTGCCGAAGCCCGTCACCATGCCTTGCATACCGATCCATTCGGTATTCATTTGGATAAAGACAGCGTAACGGTTAACGGTGAGGAGGTGATGAGCCGCGTCAAATCTGAGCGTGACCGTTTTGTCGGCTTTGTGGTGAGCGATGTAGAAGAATGGCCTGCTGATAAACGCATCATGGGCACTGCCAAATTTATCGATGCCAATACCGTGCAAATTGACGATCACACCGAAATCACAGCCAAAACCATCGTAATTGCGACCGGTTCGCGTCCGGTTGTGTTGCCGCAATGGCAAGCATTGGGCAACAAAGTCATCATCAACGACGATGTATTCTCATGGGATACACTGCCGAAAAGCGTAGCGGTATTTGGTCCGGGCGTGATTGGTTTGGAATTGGGCCAAGCCTTGCATCGTTTGGGTGTGAAAGTTGAAGTGTTCGGTGTGGGTGGTGCGTTGGGCGGCATTTCTGACCCAGTGGTATTGGAAGAAGCCAAAGCCGTATTCGGTGAAGAAATGACCCTGCATTTGGATGCCAAAACCGAAGCTGCATTGGATGCAGACGGCAATGTCGTGGTGAAATGGGAACAAGATGGCGAAAGCGGTGAATTTACTGCCGAATACCTGTTGGCTGCCGTTGGCCGTCGCCCGAACGTGGACAATATCGGCTTGGAAAACTTGGATATCAAATTGGACGACCGCGGTGTACCGACTGCCGATCCGCTGACCATGCAAACCAGCATTCCAAATATCTTCATCGCCGGTGACGCATCGAACCAATTACCATTGTTGCACGAAGCTTCAGACCAAGGCAAAATCGCCGGTGACAATGCTGGCCGCTGCCCAAATCTGGAACAAGGCTTGCGCCGCAGCACCATCGGTGTCGTGTTCACCACGCCGCAAATCGCTTCGATTGGTTTGAAATATGCACAGGTTTCTGCCAAATACTCAGAAGACCAATTTGTCAGCGGTGAAGTATCGTTTAAAAACCAAGGTCGCAGCCGTGTGATGCTGGTGAACAAAGGCCATATGCGTGTTTACGCCGAGCAAGGCACCGGCTTATTCTTGGGTGCAGAAATCTTTGGTCCGGCTGCCGAACACTTAGCGCATCTGTTGGCTTGGGCGCATCAAATGAAAATGACCATTCCGCAAATGTTGGATATGCCTTTCTATCATCCGGTGATTGAAGAAGGCTTGCGCACCGCATTGCGCGATGTGAATGCCAAATTGAAATTGGCTTAA
- a CDS encoding rhodanese-like domain-containing protein has product MKKFLLLIVAAALIAPLSAQAMGTKPTEEAAASQPAKAKGVWIDVRTPEEFSQGHLRNAVNIPANEITTKIKQVSPDKNAPINLYCRSGRRAEAALEALKKEGYTNVTNHGGYEDLLKKGLK; this is encoded by the coding sequence ATGAAAAAATTCCTGTTATTAATCGTTGCTGCTGCTCTGATTGCCCCTTTGTCTGCACAGGCTATGGGCACGAAGCCGACTGAGGAAGCAGCCGCCTCACAACCTGCCAAAGCAAAAGGCGTATGGATTGATGTGCGTACACCGGAAGAATTTTCTCAAGGTCATTTGCGCAATGCGGTCAATATTCCGGCAAATGAAATTACCACCAAAATCAAACAAGTCAGCCCGGATAAAAATGCGCCGATTAACCTTTATTGCCGCAGCGGCCGCCGTGCCGAAGCCGCTTTAGAAGCCTTGAAAAAAGAAGGTTACACCAATGTAACCAATCATGGCGGCTATGAAGATTTATTGAAAAAAGGTTTGAAATAA
- a CDS encoding DUF302 domain-containing protein, with product MKALKTLAVAVFATTVIAACSTSTSNPIPIMRPGKQMNQTHSVDSRYTFDETVNRLQNAVKEKGMNVFAVIDHQAAAKESGLDMQPAKVIVFGTPKAGTPLMVKDPEFALQLPLRVLVTEADGRVKVVFNDTRALIAGSKIDYAEVENALANAEKLIRKVAIINK from the coding sequence ATGAAAGCGTTAAAAACTTTAGCTGTTGCAGTATTTGCTACCACAGTAATTGCTGCTTGTTCTACCTCAACCAGTAACCCCATCCCGATCATGCGACCAGGAAAGCAGATGAACCAAACGCATTCAGTTGACAGCCGATACACTTTCGATGAAACGGTTAACCGCCTGCAAAACGCAGTCAAAGAAAAAGGCATGAATGTGTTTGCCGTGATTGATCATCAAGCGGCGGCCAAAGAGAGTGGCTTGGATATGCAACCGGCAAAAGTGATTGTGTTCGGCACACCGAAAGCCGGCACGCCTTTGATGGTGAAAGATCCTGAATTTGCCTTGCAATTACCGTTGCGCGTATTGGTAACGGAAGCCGACGGGCGCGTGAAAGTGGTGTTCAACGACACGCGCGCGCTGATTGCGGGCAGCAAAATTGACTATGCTGAAGTAGAAAATGCGTTGGCCAATGCGGAGAAACTGATTCGCAAAGTGGCGATTATCAATAAGTGA
- the radA gene encoding DNA repair protein RadA, which produces MAKAPKTVYQCTECGGTSPKWQGKCPHCGEWNTLQESLAAPEPKNARFQSWAADTSSVQSLSAVTATEVPRNPTGMGELDRVLGGGLVDGAVILLGGDPGIGKSTLLLQTIAKMAQTRKVLYVSGEESAQQVALRAQRLDLPTDGVNLLAEIRMEAIQTALKQHEPEVVVIDSIQTMYSDQITSAPGSVSQVRECAAQLTRMAKQMGIAMILVGHVTKDGAIAGPRVLEHMVDTVLYFEGDQHSNYRMIRAIKNRFGAANELGVFAMTETGLKGVSNPSAIFLASYRDDVPGSCVLVTQEGSRPLLVEIQALVDDAHGFTPKRLTVGLEQNRLSMLLAVLNRHGGIACFDQDVFLNAVGGVKISEPAADLAVILAMLSSFRNRPLPEKMVSFGEIGLSGEVRPVARGQERLKEAEKLGFKRAIVPKANMPRNVKEFPNLEIFGVGSLQEAIDVCRNAQD; this is translated from the coding sequence ATGGCAAAAGCACCGAAAACCGTTTACCAATGCACCGAATGCGGCGGCACATCGCCCAAATGGCAAGGCAAATGCCCGCATTGCGGCGAATGGAATACTTTGCAGGAAAGCTTGGCCGCGCCCGAACCGAAAAACGCGCGTTTCCAATCGTGGGCGGCGGATACTTCGAGCGTGCAATCTTTATCTGCCGTGACCGCCACCGAAGTGCCGCGCAACCCGACCGGTATGGGCGAACTCGACCGCGTATTGGGCGGCGGTTTGGTTGATGGCGCGGTGATTTTGTTGGGCGGCGATCCGGGCATCGGCAAATCGACCCTGTTGTTACAAACCATCGCCAAAATGGCGCAAACGCGCAAAGTTTTGTATGTTTCAGGCGAGGAATCGGCGCAACAGGTCGCCTTGCGCGCGCAGCGTTTGGATTTGCCGACTGATGGCGTGAATCTGTTGGCTGAAATCCGCATGGAAGCGATTCAGACGGCCTTAAAACAACACGAACCGGAAGTGGTGGTCATCGACTCGATTCAAACCATGTATTCCGACCAAATCACGTCCGCACCCGGCTCCGTGTCGCAAGTGCGCGAATGTGCGGCACAACTGACGCGTATGGCCAAGCAAATGGGTATCGCCATGATTTTGGTCGGCCACGTCACCAAAGACGGCGCGATTGCCGGCCCGCGCGTGTTGGAGCATATGGTGGATACGGTACTGTATTTTGAGGGCGACCAGCATTCCAATTACCGCATGATACGCGCGATTAAAAACCGCTTCGGTGCCGCCAATGAGTTGGGTGTATTTGCGATGACGGAAACAGGTTTGAAAGGTGTGTCGAACCCATCGGCGATTTTTTTAGCGAGCTATCGCGACGATGTGCCGGGTTCGTGTGTATTGGTGACGCAGGAAGGCTCACGGCCTTTATTGGTGGAAATCCAAGCCTTGGTTGATGATGCCCACGGTTTTACACCCAAACGCCTCACCGTCGGCCTTGAACAAAACCGCCTGTCCATGCTGCTGGCTGTGTTAAACCGCCACGGCGGCATCGCCTGCTTTGATCAAGATGTGTTTCTCAACGCCGTCGGCGGCGTGAAAATCAGCGAGCCCGCAGCCGACTTAGCCGTCATCCTTGCCATGCTTTCCAGCTTCCGCAACCGCCCTTTGCCGGAAAAAATGGTCTCCTTTGGGGAAATCGGTTTGAGCGGCGAAGTACGCCCTGTTGCCCGCGGTCAGGAACGCTTAAAAGAAGCGGAAAAACTCGGCTTCAAACGCGCCATCGTGCCGAAAGCCAATATGCCGCGCAATGTGAAAGAATTTCCGAATTTGGAGATTTTCGGCGTGGGCAGCTTGCAGGAAGCAATTGATGTCTGCCGTAATGCACAAGATTAA